gtgtgacaccatgagttttcattatttaactttttcacaatattttacGTTTCTGAGCCAAagcattttggattttcattatctgtaagccagaatcgtcaaaataatacaaaataaaggtttagAATATGTCACTCTGTGATGAAGCTATCTAATATATGACTTTTCTGAAATGATAAACAAGAAATATATTACACTTTCAtggtatttaattttttttagatgtatctgTATAATAAACTACATTGAATCTCTATTTAGTGTAGAATTATCCAGGTCAGTCCAGTTGTCCAGATGCAGTCCACAATCATTAGAAAGTAGGAAACAGCCCttagttttatttagaaattagtAGCTAATTGTTTGTCAGTCTTGGTGTTTCCACTGTTTGCGAATCATTTGTGTCTTGTCTCACATTTGTCGCCCTTGTACCcaaaatgttgtttaaaaatgaataaaaaacgtATTTTAAGCCTTCACTTAAACTTAAGTAAAGGCTTCTTTAATTCTGTCAACGACAGCAAGAGCTGCTTCCTTCtaaacttcaaaataagagtctcaaacataGATACATACTGTTAAGCTTAAACACCCACCTTCAAATTTGGTCCTCATAAGAGATTATTTGCAATACAAAGTAACATGCTAGCATATTTTCACCAGACTTTCTTAATATAGCAAGATCTTGCTGCACAAGATCTCAATCTTAAAAtccagtttaaaatatttttcatttgttagCATGTTCAAATTTATGCTTGCCTGACCCACAAATAAAACTGTAACATCTGTAGTCTTTTTGAGATTTAAAAGGCCCATGGGGTCCTTAACAGTTGcttaatttgtttctttttagccTCTGGTCAGTTTTGCTCGGAGCCATCAGAACTAAACCCTAGTATTAACTCCTGTGTCCAGTTTTActgcatttcttctgttttccagCACTGATCTATCAAGCTCCGTGATGAAGAAAAAGCCAAACAGGGTGGTTCTTCCAAAGCATGGGATGCTGGTCACCGACACATCCACCACAGAGGGGTGCAGTATCCCGTCAAACTCCAGATCCGTCCAGGAGTCACCCCTTCCTCTCAGACACCTCAGTATGTCACTGCACAGTGAAAACCTCCTTGCGTTTCTGAATGAGGACCGGACCCGGCAGAAGTTCTGTGATGTGtctgtgtgggtgggtgggagGGTTTACAGAGCCCACAAAGCAGTCCTGGCCCATGGGAGCAGCTACTTCAATGCAGAACTGTCCAAGAGCCCAGCTACAATGACTCACGTCACTCTGGACCATGTGGAAGATTCAGTTTTCCAGTACCTGCTGGGCTTTCTGTACACATCAGAGTGTGTTGTTGCAGAGACGGACCTTCCAGCTCTAGCAGAAGCAGCCAGGTTCTTGGATATGATGGACATATTAAAGCTGTTATGTGAGGATGGTAAAGCTAAAGCTACCCCTTCCCAGGCTGAGATGAGGAGGCATTCTGAGTTGGAAGTTCCTTCGTGTGACTCTCCAGGGGCAGACACAGAGATCCAGAGCACCCAGTCAAGCAGCACAACCTCTCTGCAGTACAGTGTTGCTGAGAGTACGAATACAGGACAGGTAAATTCAAGTGATGAGGTGAGGACATGTCAGAAAAGTGCCACAGCGCGGAGATCAGCTCGTACAAGAAGAACACCCACTAAATATAAGAAggatgatggaaaaaaaagtgtCAGCAGTCTTAAGGAGCAACAAAGATCTGAATCACCAGGGAAACAAGATGACACCAAAGTGTACAAAGTTTCAGAGGTTAATCTGTATGTGAAGGAGCCCTCCAAACCATCTCAGGGTGATGACGTGATGGAGGAGGAAGCAGAGGAGGACGAGCACGGAGATGTTAGTGCAGGTGCTGTTTCGCAgaaaaagatttctgaggctTCTGGAACTGACAAGACTGGTGGAGAGGAAGATTCACCCACTGAGAGAACAGAGACACCATCTGGGCGAGATCAGGAGGTTCACACGCCACCAGCAACAAGCACTAACCAGAGTCCAGAGTATCCTGAGGGTCTGGCTCCAGTCATCATCCAAACATCCAGCAAAAAGACCCTTAAGTGTCCCAAATGTGAGAAGACTTTTGATCGTGCAGGTGAGTTCCTTCAGAGCCAGATCTTAGTCAGATTTAGAATGTTCCTCATGTCTTTAGCCTATACGTTTCCGTTTAAGCATCTCTAATGACTTGGGTTCCAACTGATAATTGTCtgaaataatgtttggcttGATTCCCTTTCCTTACGTGTGTAGGGAAATATGAGAGCCACACCAGAGTCCATACAGGAGAGAAGCCTTTCCAGTGTGACATATGCCTCCAGTGCTACTCCACCAAGTCCAACCTGACTGTGCACAAGAAGAAACATGCAAGTGATGCTCCCATTCCAAAGAAGGAGCACAAATGTCCCTTTTGCAACAAACTTCATGCCAGCAAGAAAACCCTGGCCAAGCACGTCAGAAGGTAAGAAACCAGCATCATCATTTCAGTAGCTCAgttctgctgaggtcttatgggaGTTTAGGGAGGTATGTCCAAGCAGAAGGCCTCTGCTTCCCTTCGGTTGTGAGAGTGAGGGGCAGTTCTTTACAGCTCCGCTGCCCatcagtgaaatattttaaatgaatttatctATCATGTCAAATGATTTGTACTTACTTGACACACTGAAACCAAATTCTAATTCCTTGTTCGTGTGCACAAACCTGGCtggtaaagctgattctgatttatgtcaaataaaatcaaatgttaCACATCTATATATTGAATATTCTCTTTATTGAgtttaaatgaacatttcaaGTGATCTAAACAAACCTTTCCAACTTaagaaaagtgcttttaaaaatgtttgtttggtgaaaataaataaaacacaatttctgGTGTGGAGAGATTAGGACACCCCACTTCTGTTCCCACGTTAAATGGGTGAGATACTCAGATAGCCGTCACATCAGGTGCACATGATTGGAATATTGTTACCCTGCATTTTGAACGAGGTTTGTCCTGTTTAGGCTTCGTTTAGTTTGGTGCTgctgactgttgaagtgagagTGAACACCATAGAGCTgcctgaggccttcagagatcaaagtagggagaaattctgaaacttgctGCGCACAAAAAATTCTGATTTACGCAACTGTGCGTTGACACGTCACCACACTTGTAGCCTTCATATTTCCCAATTTGCTTTGAATTCTGTGCAGCTGCATGTAGCGCAGCTGCACGTGGTGCATCACAAGTAGgttgcacatatattgaatAAAGATGCTTTCTATTCACAAAAGCAGAGGGTGTCCTTATAGCAGtccatagctctgattacatttaGAAATTGGCAAATAGCTGCAAATTGCAATGTAATGTTTACCATTTTGGCCACAGTTTGGGGGAATTTAATAtatatctgagcaacatctGAATGAGGCTGtcccatatggctggcatggcccGGCTCAGGGATGACCGTTTAATACCCGACCTGTCAGTCTGCTCCGTCTGAAAAGCTCCAGTAAAGGAGCGCAGCGTAGGGAGAACTGGAACTGGCACCGACGACgcacggttcctcctggtttccctctgcAACACTGAGTCCTGCTCTGTGCAGAGCTCCAAAATAACTGCCCTGGGCAATGTAAAGCGGCTGATAAGCCAAGCATCATCATGTGCCAGCAGATCAGTATGATCCCTGAAAAAAACGCTCCCTCCAACTTCTTTTATTGGCGATGTCCTCCACCTGAGCCAAAGCTGCCATTATTCCACAATAACACGCAACTTTAGCAGCTATTTTTGAACATGTGATTATCTCCAGCTTGTCCACCTTAGGAATCATCACTGCTGACTGGTTTGGAGTTCAACTGCTGATCCgacactgttttctttttcagtgagaatgaaagagCCCCTTAGAggattcacatgcattttatgttCCTCAGCACACAGACTGATGCACTATTACATCTACAGGTGACAAAAACAGGACGTTTCCCAGTTTACATCcaactgaggttgtttccatcatttgttGAGGTGTGTTACATTATTGTATGAGGTTAAATATTATTCTGGGTTAcgggtttaaaccataaaagctcaaactcatgaaaaaacatcaagtttgatgctccatgaattaaataaaactgaatggagtcatatttcagtgtatcTAGCTGAGATTTAGTTCTCTATAGTTTATTATACTCCATTGAAAAAGTTTGCATGACTGCTGCACATTTTCCCAGCAGGTCAAACGTTTGCGTGGATTACCACACACCTTCACGCAGCgttcatttttgtacatttcGACTTGTACGTAAGATCGCTTCGTGCATGAGGCCCCAGGACCTCTGGAATAATGTTCATTGATAGATCAATGGATCTACCAATGCTTAGATAAATGACTAACTGGATGGATGGGATAAGTGTAGATATATCATTATTTTTTCATACTCCTTATACTTATCCAGATGTGGAAGATATTGAAAAGACATTGTAAGCTTTATGAAAACATGCTTTTAAAGATTAATCAGGCAGGTACGCCTGCGGACGTTACATTTCACAGAAGTTAATCAGAACACCTTCGTCTATTTTTCTTATAAACTAGTTCTTCAGTGGTGCCTACTTGGCGTCCTGTCGGCTTTATGGAAACATCGCACGAACATCCAGATCATgtgcagacaaaaacatataaaactgGTTTGTGAAGTTGACTAGTGCAGACTATAAAAACGTTCACCTTTTTTGACATGAACCCCAGTTCCATGACTAACTGGCTGTAGTAGTTGatcaatttaaagaaaaaaagatcagCTGTATGATCTATctaagaaaaaccaaaaatgccCCTTTTCCCCTGAAATGACTGATAACAGCTGCAGCATACTCCCGCAGTATAAAAGTTTTAACTGTGTTGCCCAATTGTTCTAGGTTTCATCCTGATCACACGCAGGAGTTCTTTGCTGCGAGGAAAAAGAAGAGCGAAGGCTGGAAATGTGCAGTAAGAGCCAGCAACTAATTTTATTGATCCATGTTTTCACATGTTGGCACTGACAAGTCTATTAGATCGTAATAGAACAACTGTTCACCAGATATGTTCAAAGACGTTCAGCCGCAGGCCTCATCTGCAGGAGCACATGATCCTGCACACCCAAGACAGGCCCTTTAAATGCTCATTCTGCGACGAGTACTTCAAGTCCAGGTTTGCAAGGCTGAAGCACCAAGAAAAATACCACTTAGGTGAGATGCATATCAAGAACGTTGTTGTTTTTGCTTGACCAAATCATTTtccataaaacaaaaagcataaaataagtTCTTATGTTAAAAATGACTCTACAGCTGACGTCGTACCAACCCctcatgtttttaaatgcttATAAAAAGTTTCGTCCCATGTGCAGGTCCTTTTCCCTGTGAGATCTGTGGACGCCAGTTCAATGACACCGGCAACAAGAAGAGGCATATTGAGTGCACGCATGGAGGCAAAAGGAAGTGGACTTGCTTTGTTTGTGGGAAATCAGTGAGGGAAAGGTACACTTTTATCTCTGCACAGTATCAGGAAAATGTGAGAAACTGTGATAACGATATTGGTTATGATTAATCAACATTTCTTTTTGACTCTTTTTCTTGTTTACTCTAACACAGTGTCCCCACCACTCTCTTTGAGCTTTGCTATGCATCCTGCTAAAAATGTACATCAGACGTTGGCTTTGTGGGCAGTTAGAGCACATCCATCAGGCCAAGTATACTATTGATATACAGAGCAGGAACACATGGCACTTGAAATCTAATATCCTACCAGATACCTATCAATTGCATCTAAGCACTCCATATGCACACAGTGAAATTTTAATGTATAAAATTA
This genomic interval from Girardinichthys multiradiatus isolate DD_20200921_A chromosome 6, DD_fGirMul_XY1, whole genome shotgun sequence contains the following:
- the zbtb41 gene encoding zinc finger and BTB domain-containing protein 41; protein product: MKKKPNRVVLPKHGMLVTDTSTTEGCSIPSNSRSVQESPLPLRHLSMSLHSENLLAFLNEDRTRQKFCDVSVWVGGRVYRAHKAVLAHGSSYFNAELSKSPATMTHVTLDHVEDSVFQYLLGFLYTSECVVAETDLPALAEAARFLDMMDILKLLCEDGKAKATPSQAEMRRHSELEVPSCDSPGADTEIQSTQSSSTTSLQYSVAESTNTGQVNSSDEVRTCQKSATARRSARTRRTPTKYKKDDGKKSVSSLKEQQRSESPGKQDDTKVYKVSEVNLYVKEPSKPSQGDDVMEEEAEEDEHGDVSAGAVSQKKISEASGTDKTGGEEDSPTERTETPSGRDQEVHTPPATSTNQSPEYPEGLAPVIIQTSSKKTLKCPKCEKTFDRAGKYESHTRVHTGEKPFQCDICLQCYSTKSNLTVHKKKHASDAPIPKKEHKCPFCNKLHASKKTLAKHVRRFHPDHTQEFFAARKKKSEGWKCAICSKTFSRRPHLQEHMILHTQDRPFKCSFCDEYFKSRFARLKHQEKYHLGPFPCEICGRQFNDTGNKKRHIECTHGGKRKWTCFVCGKSVRERTTLREHLRIHSGEKPHLCSICGQSFRHSSSYRLHLRVHHDDKRYECDECGKTFIRHDHLTKHQKIHSGEKAHQCEECGKCFRRHDHLSVHYKSVHLGEKVWQKYKTAVHQCEVCKKEFKGKSSLEMHFRTHSGEKPHRCPECHQTFRIKKTLTKHMVIHSDARPFNCQHCSATFKRKDKLKYHVDHVHSARFTEPPPSQDKAVSAPFDVTSKTYNSESKSAPQSASNPATVCIPITLVPVAMAAGGQGDLNPHRAASLSSQTHSVVNIQAQGQQQNPGYQAATDLAFLEKYTLTPQPANIVHPVRPDQMLDPREQSYLGTLLGLDSASSVQTISNSDHTH